From the genome of Aspergillus fumigatus Af293 chromosome 1, whole genome shotgun sequence, one region includes:
- a CDS encoding glycine decarboxylase subunit T: MSALRPLQRGANLVSARYISQTARVAANGSNILRRQLPSPLHGRCSAAGIAPRFTAGPSVHSQNAVTRRYASSTASGPVKKTQLYDLHIARGAKMVPFAGYSMPLQYSDLSHVESHHWTREKASVFDVSHMVQHHLSGPGAMELLMKVTPSSLDKLKPNSSTLSCLLEEGTGGIVDDTVITRLDGDAFYFVTNAGRRTEDLAFLQAEIEAYRQTHGADSIKWEILADRALVALQGPLAASVLQPLISSHGAASPADTDLSTLYFGNCRSLHLTLPDGTPTPQPLLISRTGYTGEDGFEISIPTGGCPSLPTQVTELLLSNPEQVRLAGLAARDSLRLEAGMCLYGNDISTAQTPPAAALGWVVGKDRRDPATANFNGAATILPQLASPAKTLSQRRVGFTVEKGSPAREGAIVVDLGDESHPQIGVITSGLPSPSLGGTNIAMGYIKNGMHKKGTEVGVLVRNKVRKATVTGMPWVESKFYRPKA, translated from the exons ATGTCTGCTCTACGACCTTTGCAACGAGGTGCGAACCTCGTGAGTGCAAGATATATTTCTCAAACCGCCCGTGTTGCGGCCAATGGCTCCAATATCCTCCGGCGGCAGCTCCCATCTCCGCTCCACGGCCGCTGTTCGGCCGCTGGCATAGCTCCCCGATTCACTGCTGGGCCATCGGTGCACTCCCAAAATGCGGTCACACGGCGCTATGCCTCGTCTACTGCCTCAGGACCAGTCAAGAAGACTCAATTGTATGATCTGCACATTGCCAGGGGAGCGAAGATGGTGCCCTTTGCGGGGTACTCTATGCCCCTACAGTATTCAGATCTCAGTCACGTCGAGAGCCACCACTGGACCAGAGAAAAGGCTAGTGTGTTCGACGTGAGCCATAT GGTACAACACCATCTTAGTGGTCCTGGAGCCATGGAGCTGCTAATGAAGGTCACTCCCTCGTCTCTGGACAAGCTCAAGCCTAACTCTTCCACACTCTCCTGCctgcttgaagaaggcacCGGCGGCATCGTCGATGACACCGTCATTACCCGCCTCGACGGCGACGCATTTTATTTCGTCACCAACGCCGGCCGCCGCACCGAGGACCTGGCCTTCCTGCAGGCCGAGATCGAGGCGTACAGGCAGACCCACGGCGCCGACAGCATCAAGTGGGAGATTCTTGCCGACCGGGCTCTCGTCGCCCTGCAGGGCCCTCTCGCTGCCTCCGTCCTGCAGCCCCTGATCAGCTCCCACGGCGCGGCCTCCCCCGCCGACACCGACCTCAGCACCCTCTACTTCGGCAACTGCCGCTCCCTACACCTCACCCTGCCCGACGGCACCCCAACCCCACAGCccctcctcatctcccgCACCGGCTACACTGGCGAGGACGGCTTCGAGATCTCCATCCCCACAGGTGGCTGCCCCTCCCTCCCAACGCAGGTCACTGAGCTCCTTCTGTCCAACCCGGAGCAAGTCCGGCTCGCCGGCCTCGCGGCCCGCGACTCCCTCCGCCTCGAGGCAGGCATGTGCCTTTACGGCAACGACATCTCCACCGCACAGACACCTCCCGCTGCGGCCTTGGGCTGGGTCGTCGGCAAGGACCGCCGCGACCCCGCAACGGCCAACTTCAACGGCGCCGCCACCATTCTCCCGCAGCTGGCGTCCCCCGCGAAGACCCTCTCGCAGCGCCGTGTCGGCTTCACAGTCGAGAAGGGCAGTCCCGCGCGCGAGGGCGCCATCGTCGTCGACCTGGGCGACGAGTCGCACCCGCAGATCGGTGTCATTACCTCCGGACTGCCGAGTCCGTCACTAGGCGGTACGAATATCGCTATGGGCTATATCAAGAACGGCATGCACAAGAAGGGGACCGAGGTTGGGGTGTTGGTCCGGAATAAGGTCCGCAAGGCAACAGTTACGGGTATGCCTTGGGTGGAGAGCAAGTTCTACCGGCCCAAGGCTTGA
- a CDS encoding prefoldin subunit 5, which produces MPPTNTPTSDSSSSGGAPPGAVNITSLSVPQLRALQTRLTSELEHLTTSHQKLRAAQSRFRDCVRSINDGVVGSEKKGTAGKDDILVPLTSSLYVRGKLADREKVLVDVGTGFYVEKTAPKAIEFYEEKVKGLETNCVELEKIVQTKSAQLRLFEDALRQKMLSGEGVPSSTAATGAG; this is translated from the exons aTGCCACCTACAAATACCCCCACATCCGACTCGTCAAGCTCAGGCGGAGCTCCCCCCGGCGCCG TGAACATCACATCTCTCTCTGTGCCTCAACTCCGCGCCCTCCAAACCCGCCTCACCTCGGAGCTTGAGCATCTGACCACCTCGCATCAGAAACTGCGCGCCGCGCAATCCAGATTCCGTGATTGTGTGCGATCCATCAATGATGGGGTTGTGGGgtcggagaagaagggaacaGCTGGGAAGGATGATATACTGGTTCCTCTGACGAGCTCTCTGTATGTGAGGGGTAAGCTCGCGGATCGAGAAAAGGTGCTTGTCGATGTTGGGACGGGCTTTTATGTTGAGAAG ACTGCACCAAAGGCCATTGAGTTCTACGAAGAAAAGGTCAAGGGCTTGGAAACAAACTGTGTCGAGCTGGAAAAGATTGTACAGACTAAGAGTGCTCAGTTGAGACTCTTTGAAGACG CTTTGAGACAAAAGATGCTAAGCGGCGAAGGCGTCCCATCTTCAACCGCAGCTACAGGTGCTGGATAA
- a CDS encoding putative neutral amino acid permease translates to MAWFTSSEKFPKDDRSSSASDQARDSPDKLKQLDLEGQGHGVQSDSENGDVGRQIELEAENSIKYRTCSWQKTAALLFSEYICLAIMSFPWSYSVLGLVPGLILTVVVAAIVLYTSLIIWRFCLRHPEVRDVCDIGQYLFWDSRIAWYMTAVMFLLNNTFIQGLHCLVGAKYLNTMTGHGACTIIWSLVTAIVSLVFSLPRTFSGLSKAATLSAIFTFVSVILAVIFSAVEDHPAGYSAAQGEPIVTAIPVVGTTFVSGVNAFLNISYTFIGQITLPSFIAEMKEPKDFWKSVTAVTIAEIVVFSLVGAIVYDYTGNQYMTAPAFGSIGNEVYKKVSFSFMVPTLIFLGVLYASVSARFIFFRLFDGTRHKGNHTVVGWASWTGILAVLWIMAFIIAEVIPFFSDLLSIMSSLFDSFFGFIFWGVAYLRMRYADHGPGFYKKRGIRGWVGFIVNIGLILTGLFFLGPGTYAAVMSVIISYRTGSVGSPFSCADNGL, encoded by the exons ATGGCGTGGTTCACCTCTTCAGAAAAATTCCCGAAGGACGACCGCTCGTCCAGCGCGTCTGACCAGGCCCGAGATTCTCCCGATAAATTGAAACAATTGGATCTTGAGGGCCAGGGTCATGGCGTGCAGTCGGACTCAGAGAACGGCGATGTCGGTAGGCAGATTGAGCTTGAGGCGGAGAACTCCATCAAATATCGCACATGTAGCTGGCAAAAG ACTGCCGCCCTGCTCTTTTCTGAGTATATCTGTCTGGCGATCATGTCGTTTCCGTGGTCATATTCAGTACTGGGCCTCGTTCCGGGTCTGATTTTGACCGTGGTTGTGGCAGCGATTGTGCTGTATACGTCCCTGATTATTTG GAGGTTTTGCTTGCGCCATCCTGAAGTCCGTGATGTCTGCGACATCGGGCAGTACCTCTTCTGGGATTCCAGGATTGCTTGGTATATGACTGCCGTCATGTTCTTGTTGAACAACACGTTCATCCAG GGCTTGCATTGCTTGGTCGGAGCCAAATATCTGAACACAATGACCGGCCATGGAGCGTGCACTATCATCTGGTCATTGGTGACTGCCATAGTGTCGCTGGTGTTCTCTCTGCCACGGACGTTTAGCGGATTGTCCAAGGCCGCCACTTTGTCGGCAATTTTCACCTTCGTATCCGTCATTCTCGCAGTCATCTTCTCGGCCGTTGAAGATCATCCGGCGGGCTACTCTGCTGCGCAGGGTGAACCAATTGTGACCGCGATTCCAGTGGTAGGCACCACGTTCGTTTCCGGTGTCAATGCATTTTTGAACATCAGTTACACATTCATTGGCCAAATCACACTTCCCAGTTTCATCGCTGAGATGAAGGAACCCAAGGATTTTTGGAAATCCGTTACGGCCGTGACGATTGCCGAGATCGTCGTCTTCAGTCTGGTGGGCGCTATTGTATATGACTATACGGGAAATCAGTATATGACCGCGCCCGCATTCGGTTCCATCGGCAACGAGGTCTATAAGAAGGTATCTTTCTCGTTCATGGTTCCTACCTTGATCTTCCTCGGTGTTCTATATGCCTCCGTGTCGGCGCGTTTCATCTTTTTCCGTCTTTTCGACGGTACGCGCCACAAGGGCAATCACACCGTGGTTGGATGGGCCTCCTGGACTGGTATCCTTGCCGTCCTTTGGATCAtggccttcatcatcgccgaggTCATTCCCTTCTTTTCCGACCTGCTCTCCATCATGAGCTCTTTATTCGATTCGTTCTTTGGATTCATCTTCTGGGGGGTTGCCTATCTCCGGATGAGATACGCCGACCACGGGCCGGGCTTCTACAAGAAGCGCGGTATCCGCGGCTGGGTTGGCTTTATCGTCAACATCGGCCTGATCTTGACGGGATTGTTCTTCTTAGGACCCGGAACCTAT GCTGCCGTTATGAGCGTCATTATAAGTTATCGGACAGGTTCCGTCGGAAGCCCATTCTCGTGCGCCGATAATGGATTATAA
- a CDS encoding putative proline--tRNA ligase AIM10 — translation MISGVRPVTGRFSRTCRAYLGTIRLSRAQKCLLHTDGRNRVTNFWIPTGGISKKPSQGEKEDANELLIRGGFLRQAYSGIFHMLPLGLRVQEKLERLIDKHMRSVGASKVSLSSISSQELWEQSGRLKEGSEVFRFLDRKESRFLLAPTHEEEITTLVGSLTKSYRDLPLRVYQISRKYRDEPRPRQGLLRGREFLMKDLYTFDYSVEEALKTYNLVKAAYKNLFDELKIPYLVAAADSGNMGGSLSHEFHFPSSKGEDTVISCSNCDHVYNDELADGKAHGIEEAQNAGSGQVSGFDTGATSTGDSPTVSVDLWMAISRDKKTLLRGWYPKFSMREANQEPVEREVNSHAVKSIATAAGVDIDLSVENPLEQWVSQVKSDRESSISGSSERPQVLDLYDAQVRVYKRPPLGDLLEKVNRTADEIDYSMLDRFPGTNQALNLVKVQDGDKCTKCAKGSLKTHTAVELGHTFHLGTRYSEVLQASVMVDRSLSGGSQSKDQLVPMQMGCHGIGVSRMISAVADSLSDSKGLNWPRAMAPYEVVVVPGKGLETEAEKVYDSLVSNHTSSVDAILDDRDKPMGWKLGDADLIGYPVIVVVGKGWKKAQTLEVQCRRLNNLREDVPLDQLPSFVQSLLERL, via the exons ATGATTTCTGGGGTTCGCCCGGTCACGGGCCGCTTTTCGAGGACATGTCGAGCATACTTGGGTACGATTCGATTAAGTAGAGCTCAGAAATGCCTGTTACAC ACGGATGGTAGGAATCGTGTCACCAATTTCTGGATTCCGACAGGAGGCATCTCGAAGAAGCCTTCCCAAGGCGAAAAAG AGGATGCAAACGAACTCTTGATCCGAGGAGGCTTCCTCCGACAG GCCTACTCCGGAATCTTCCATATGTTACCGCTTGGATTGCGGGTGCAAGAAAAGCTAGAGCGTCTTATTGATAAGCATATGCGATCTGTTG GCGCCTCGAAGGTCTCTCTGTCCTCTATATCTTCTCAAGAGCTCTGGGAGCAGTCAGGTCGTCTGAAAGAAGGTTCAGAG GTCTTTAGATTTCTGGACAGGAAGGAGTCTCGCTTCCTTCTCGCCCCTACTCATGAAGAGGAGATTACTACTTTGGTGGGAAGCCTCACCAAGTCTTACAGAGACCTCCCTTTGCGCGTCTATCAAATCT CGAGAAAGTATAGAGATGAGCCACGACCAAGACAGGGCCTGCTTCGCGGGCGAGAGTTTCTTATGAAGGATCTCTATACGTTCGATTACAGtgttgaagaagctttgAAGACGTACAACTTAGTGAAAGCGGCTTACAAAAATCTTTTTGATGAGCTGAAGATACCTTACCTAGTCGCTGCTGCAGACTCTGGTAATATGGGCGGGAGCCTGAGCCACGAATTCCATTTTCCCAGCTCGAAAGGCGAAGACACTGTCATCAGCTGCTCGAACTGCGACCATGTCTACAATGACGAACTCGCAGATGGAAAGGCACATGGCATCGAGGAGGCTCAAAATGCCGGTTCTGGGCAAGTATCAGGCTTCGACACGGGGGCAACTTCAACCGGGGATAGTCCAACCGTCTCAGTTGATTTATGGATGGCGATATCAAGAGACAAAAAGACTCTCTTGCGGGGGTGGTACCCCAAGTTCTCCATGCGCGAAGCAAACCAAGAGCCCGTGGAACGCGAAGTCAACTCCCATGCAGTCAAATCTATAGCCACCGCAGCCGGGGTTGACATCGACCTTAGCGTAGAGAATCCGCTTGAACAATGGGTCTCACAGGTCAAGTCTGACAGGGAATCCAGTATCTCCGGCTCTTCTGAGCGTCCGCAGGTCCTGGATCTGTATGACGCACAGGTAAGAGTATACAAGCGCCCGCCTCTAGGTGACCTTCTGGAGAAGGTCAACCGCACTGCGGATGAGATTGATTACTCCATGCTCGATCGCTTCCCCGGCACGAATCAAGCGCTGAACCTTGTCAAAGTACAAGATGGCGACAAATGTACCAAATGCGCAAAAGGTTCCTTAAAGACCCATACGGCTGTCGAACTCGGCCACACATTCCACCTGGGCACCCGGTACAGCGAAGTCCTCCAGGCATCCGTCATGGTTGATCGATCGCTATCGGGGGGCTCTCAATCCAAAGACCAGCTGGTGCCCATGCAGATGGGCTGTCATGGGATTGGCGTCTCGCGCATGATCAGTGCCGTGGCTGACAGTCTCTCAGACTCAAAGGGCCTTAATTGGCCCCGAGCTATGGCGCCCTATGAAGTAGTAGTCGTTCCCGGGAAGGGACTGGAGACGGAGGCAGAGAAAGTGTACGATTCTCTCGTCTCAAATCACACCTCTTCCGTTGACGCTATCCTGGATGACCGCGACAAACCGATGGGATGGAAACTCGGGGACGCAGACTTGATTGGATACCCTGTTATCGTTGTAGTTGGCAAAGGGTGGAAGAAGGCACAGACCCTCGAGGTACAATGTCGTCGCTTGAACAATCTACGCGAAGACGTGCCATTGGATCAGCTGCCGTCCTTCGTGCAGTCCCTACTAGAGCGACTATGA
- a CDS encoding RNA-binding ribosome biosynthesis protein MAK21: MAKGKGKSSSGANAVPVADSKSAGESLPQLEEGAFAGLRQKIEQKLKDEQAAKQNKAKNKKNQNLDKSTPKKEKESAPKSEPKREAKSDKNNKGKKRDRNGEVIAREEKKLGGNQDDTLRQEILALGGTEEDFDLLAGVESESEVEVTETQKKSKNKSDEDSLRKELSAMLAAAGQVVPDDIEDENEVAAAFGSEGEDEEEKEEEEDDTQQSEDGDQSEEEEEASSAPVSRNVEPPKKEKAKEPAAENIFPKEFSKLTIPPRSDWYATALPPTPSNTKQAKALPRHVVERVHNYAISLLEKETKMYTEAQQASSSSSHKFYTTIMSTGTLSDKISALTLAVQESPVHNTKQLENLIGLGRKRSRAQAVEVLRSLKDMFAQGTLLPSDRRLKSFGNQPALMAAFQGAGSKWSEGDPLPGGLQNSHLIMWAYEHFLKDQYFEVLKILEVWCNDEIEFSRSRAVSYVYELLKEKPEQEANLLRLLVNKLGDKAKKIASRASYLLLQLEQAHPLMKPTIIKAVEEILFRPGQSQHAKYYAIITLNQTILSLKEESVAVQLLDIYFALFVALLKPVKDGKGKNQGKFGKGKKGKGKDDLAKSQAQEEEMREKLISAVLTGVNRAYPFTSSDTDRLSKHIDTLFRITHSSNFNTSIQALMLIQQLTASHQVGADRFYRTLYESLLDPRVATSSKQSLYLNLLFKALKNDLNLRRVKAFVKRIVQVLGLHQPAFICGVFYLIRELEKTFPGIQALFDQPEDNESDDEEVFRDVPDEDDEQQAQPAVPEDKQQKPSTRYDPRKRDPEHSNADKTCLWELLPYLYHFHPSVSVNASHLLNHHPMSGKPDMTIHTLTHFLDRFIYRTPKASATTRGGSIMQPLAGSDTKDRLVVTAKGSQDLPPNSEEFWKKKTEDVAAEDVFFHEYFSRVGKSKDKAQKKRAKDAGGRGEENAEGLSDAESEIWEALVKSRPDLEDAGDSDDDLDLDDLESAYDQGENDEAAESDGGVIFNDESDEEMEDLDAAAESDAEEPPTKGKTKGKKMEEEEALDEEDDFDMDASDEEAFVGSDEELPSDIDLGGVELPKEDEASGRKKRRKLKHLPTFASADDYAALLAGEDEGM, translated from the exons ATGGCCAAGGGCAAAGGAAAGAGCTCCTCCGGAGCAAATGCAGTCCCAGTGGCTGATTCCAAGTCTGCTGGGGAATCTCTTCCTCAGCTTGAGGAGGGTGCATTTGCTGGCTTGCGACAGAAAATCGAACAGAAATTGAAGGATGAGCAGGCTGCCAAACAAAACAAggcgaagaacaagaagaatcaGAACTTGGACAAATCTACgccgaagaaggagaaggaatctGCACCGAAGTCCGAACCGAAACGTGAAGCCAAGAGCGATAAGAACAACAAAGGCAAGAAACGTGACCGCAACGGAGAAGTGATCGCtagggaagagaagaagcttgGTGGAAACCAGGATGACACTTTACGCCAGGAGATTTTGGCGCTGGGTGGTACCGAAGAAGACTTTGATCTGCTGGCGGGCGTGGAATCCGAGTCTGAAGTGGAAGTCACAGAGACAcagaagaagtcgaagaacaaGTCTGATGAGGATTCGCTGAGGAAGGAATTATCCGCAATGctagctgctgctggtcaagtTGTGCCCGACGATATTGAGGACGAAAACGAGGTGGCTGCCGCATTTGGCTCTGAaggagaggacgaggaggaaaaagaagaggaggaagacgacaCTCAGCAGAGCGAGGATGGCGATCagtcagaagaagaggaggaagcctCTTCGGCGCCAGTTTCCAGAAACGTTGAGCCtcccaagaaggagaaggccaaagaGCCAGCCGCCGAGAATATCTTCCCCAAAGAATTCTCGAAACTA ACTATCCCTCCCAGATCTGACTGGTATGCGACGGCTCTCCCTCCAACTCCGTCAAACACGAAACAAGCGAAGGCTTTGCCCCGCCACGTGGTGGAACGCGTTCACAATTATGCCATCTCACTTCTTGAGAAGGAGACTAAGATGTACACGGAGGCGCAGCAggcctcgtcctcttcctctcacAAATTCTACACGACCATCATGTCGACCGGTACCCTCAGCGACAAGATTTCGGCTTTGACGCTTGCTGTGCAAGAGTCGCCAGTGCACAACACCAAGCAACTAGAGAATTTGATTGGCCTAGGCAGGAAGCGCAGTCGCGCTCAGGCTGTGGAAGTTCTGAGATCGCTGAAGGATATGTTTGCCCAGGGTACATTGCTTCCGAGTGATCGGAGATTGAAGAGTTTTGGAAACCAGCCAGCTCTCATGGCGGCATTCCAAGGAGCTGGAAGCAAATGGTCGGAAGGCGACCCTCTTCCTGGAGGTTTGCAAAACAGCCATCTCATCATGTGGGCATATGAGCACTTCCTGAAGGACCAATACTTTGAGGTTCTGAAGATCTTGGAAGTGTGGTGCAATGATGAGATTGAGTTCTCGCGCTCCAGAGCCGTCAGTTATGTCTatgagctgctgaaggaAAAGCCGGAGCAGGAAGCAAACCTGTTGCGGTTGCTGGTCAACAAACTCGGCGACAAGGCCAAGAAAATCGCCTCGAGAGCTTCTTATCTGCTCTTGCAACTTGAACAGGCTCACCCTTTGATGAAAcccaccatcatcaaggcGGTTGAAGAGATCCTCTTCCGGCCGGGTCAGAGCCAGCACGCCAAGTACTACGCTATCATCACCTTGAACCAGACCATTCTTAGTCTAAAGGAGGAGAGTGTTGCCGTTCAGCTCTTGGATATATACTTCGCCCTCTTTGTTGCTCTTCTGAAGCCTGTCAAGGATGGCAAAGGCAAGAATCAAGGCAAGTTTGGTAAGGGTAAGAAAGGCAAAGGAAAGGATGATCTGGCAAAGAGTCAAGcacaggaagaggaaatgcGTGAGAAGCTTATTTCTGCAGTCTTGACGGGTGTTAACCGAGCTTATCCTTTCACGAGCTCGGATACCGACAG ACTTTCTAAACATATCGATACTCTTTTCCGTATCACACACTCTTCCAACTTCAACACTAGCATCCAAGCTCTGATGCTCATCCAACAACTCACAGCATCTCACCAAGTGGGTGCTGATCGCTTCTACCGGACGCTTTATGAATCACTTCTCGACCCACGAGTTGCCACTTCCTCGAAGCAGTCGCTATATCTCAACCTGTTGTTCAAGGCTTTGAAGAACGATTTGAACCTCCGTCGGGTCAAGGCCTTTGTCAAGCGGATCGTTCAAGTACTTGGTCTACATCAGCCGGCTTTCATCTGCGGTGTCTTTTACCTTATccgcgagctggagaagacttTCCCCGGTATTCAGGCTTTGTTTGATCAACCAGAGGATAACGAAagcgacgatgaagaggtgTTCAGAGACGTGcccgatgaggatgatgaacagCAAGCACAACCTGCAGTTCCCGAAGATAAGCAACAGAAGCCTTCAACCCGATATGACCCTCGCAAGCGAGATCCGGAACATAGCAATGCTGACAAGACTTGTCTGTGGGAATTG CTACCGTACTTGTATCATTTCCACCCGTCGGTGTCAGTCAATGCCTCCCACCTTCTGAACCACCACCCGATGAGCGGCAAGCCAGACATGACGATTCACACACTGACACACTTCCTTGACCGCTTCATCTACCGAACCCCCAAGGCGTCCGCAACCACCCGCGGTGGCTCGATCATGCAACCTCTCGCTGGTAGCGACACGAAGGACCGGCTGGTGGTTACCGCCAAAGGTAGTCAGGATCTGCCACCCAACTCTGAggagttctggaagaagaagaccgaGGATGTGGCAGCGGAAGATGTTTTCTTCCATGAATACTTCAGCCGAGTTGGAAAGAGCAAGgacaaggcccagaagaagagggccaAGGACGCCGGTGGGCGCGGTGAAGAAAACGCAGAAGGACTTAGCGACGCCGAATCGGAGATCTGGGAAGCCCTTGTCAAGTCACGGCCTGACTTGGAGGATGCTGGTGATAGCGACGACGATCTCGatctggatgatctcgagTCCGCGTATGATCAGGGTGAGAACGATGAGGCTGCTGAGAGCGATGGTGGAGTTATCTTCAACGACGAGTCCgacgaagagatggaagaccTTGATGCTGCCGCAGAGTCCGACGCCGAGGAGCCGCCTACCAAGGGTAagaccaagggcaagaagatggaggaagaagaagccctggacgaggaagacgattTCGACATGGATGCgtcggacgaggaggcaTTCGTCGGCAGTGACGAGGAGCTACCGTCCGATATCGACCTTGGAGGCGTGGAGCTGCCCAAGGAGGACGAGGCATCTGGGCGGAAGAAGAGACGCAAGCTCAAGCACCTGCCAACATTTGCATCGGCGGACGACTATGCAGCCTTGCTTGCCGGGGAGGACGAGGGAATGTGA